A genomic window from Streptococcus sanguinis includes:
- the rpmG gene encoding 50S ribosomal protein L33, with product MRVKINLKCSSCGSQNYLTSKNTKTHPEKIEVLKYCPKERKVTLHLESK from the coding sequence GTGCGCGTTAAAATAAATTTAAAATGTTCCAGCTGCGGCAGTCAGAACTATCTGACCAGCAAAAATACGAAAACGCATCCGGAAAAAATTGAGGTCTTAAAGTACTGTCCTAAGGAAAGAAAAGTTACTTTACATCTTGAATCCAAGTAG
- the secG gene encoding preprotein translocase subunit SecG: MYNLLLTILVILSAIIVIAIFMQPTKNQSSNVFDASANDLFERPKARGFEAVMQRMTGIMIFFWLLIALVLAVLSSK, encoded by the coding sequence ATGTACAACCTATTATTAACCATTTTAGTCATTTTATCAGCTATTATTGTCATTGCAATTTTCATGCAGCCAACCAAAAATCAGTCTAGCAACGTCTTTGATGCCAGTGCCAATGATTTGTTTGAACGTCCTAAGGCACGCGGTTTTGAAGCTGTGATGCAGCGTATGACGGGAATTATGATTTTCTTCTGGCTACTGATTGCATTGGTATTAGCAGTATTATCTAGTAAATAA
- the rnr gene encoding ribonuclease R, whose amino-acid sequence MKSEIIEYLKDRQQASVDELAAALGKESSKDFSSLVKTISQMERKHQIRFDDKGRIELYEKKKQERLTLKGVFHAHKNGFGFVTLNEEEDDLFVGRNDVNHAIDGDTVEVVITKVADRIKGTSAEAKIIDILEHSLTSAVGQLVLDEEKPKYAGYIRSKNQKISQPIYVKKPALVLDGTEVLKVAIDKYPTKKHDFFVASLVDVVGHVNDPGIDVLEVLESMDIVSEFPEKVLEEAERVPDAPTESDLKGRLDLRDEITFTIDGADAKDLDDAVHIKRLKNGNFELGVHIADVSYYVKEGSELDKEALNRATSVYVTDRVVPMLPERLSNGICSLNPNVDRLTQSAIMEIDAKGRVVKHTITQTVIKTTFRMTYSDVNDIIAGDEEKAEQFKAIVPSIDSMVQLHEILESMRFKRGALNFDTNEAKIMVNKEGRPVDIVLRQRGIAERMIESFMLVANETVAEHFAKLNLPFIYRIHEEPKAEKVQKFIDYASSFGIRIYGTASSMSQQALQDIMEAVKDQPYEDVLSMMLLRSMQQARYSEHNHGHYGLAAEFYTHFTSPIRRYPDLLVHRMVRDYGQSKEIAEHFEQVIPEIASQSSSRERRAIEAEREVEAMKKAEYMEEFVGEEFDGVVSSVVKFGLFVELPNTVEGLIHVTNLPEFYSYNERTMTLQGEKSGVVFKVGQQIRIKLVRADKATGEIDFEYLPSEFDLVEKTSKSGRGRSGRKRRREDDKRSHSSKEKGYRDKKDEKSKKGKSQKAFYKELVKKGAKHGKGRRKGRRAK is encoded by the coding sequence ATGAAATCAGAAATCATTGAATATTTAAAAGACAGGCAGCAGGCTAGCGTAGATGAGCTGGCGGCTGCTTTGGGGAAAGAGTCTTCCAAGGACTTTAGTAGCTTGGTCAAGACCATCTCCCAGATGGAAAGAAAGCATCAAATTCGCTTTGATGACAAGGGGCGGATTGAGCTTTATGAGAAGAAAAAGCAGGAGCGTCTGACGCTCAAGGGTGTTTTTCATGCCCACAAGAATGGCTTTGGCTTTGTCACCCTGAATGAGGAAGAGGATGACCTCTTTGTCGGCCGCAATGATGTCAATCATGCCATTGATGGCGATACAGTGGAAGTAGTCATCACCAAGGTGGCAGATCGGATCAAGGGAACATCAGCTGAGGCTAAGATTATTGATATTTTGGAGCATAGCCTGACGTCAGCAGTTGGCCAGCTGGTTCTGGATGAAGAAAAGCCAAAGTATGCGGGCTATATTCGCTCGAAAAATCAGAAAATAAGCCAGCCTATTTATGTCAAAAAACCGGCCTTAGTTCTGGATGGTACAGAGGTACTCAAGGTCGCTATTGACAAATATCCAACCAAGAAACACGATTTCTTCGTGGCCAGTCTGGTTGATGTGGTCGGCCATGTCAACGACCCTGGTATTGATGTACTGGAAGTGCTGGAGTCGATGGACATTGTCTCTGAATTTCCAGAAAAGGTCTTGGAAGAAGCCGAGCGAGTTCCAGATGCACCGACTGAGAGTGATTTGAAAGGGCGCTTGGACCTGCGTGATGAGATTACCTTTACCATCGATGGAGCGGATGCCAAGGACTTGGACGATGCGGTCCATATCAAGCGCCTAAAAAATGGCAACTTTGAGCTGGGCGTCCATATCGCAGATGTGTCCTACTATGTCAAAGAAGGCTCTGAGCTGGACAAGGAAGCCCTTAATCGGGCAACCTCTGTCTATGTGACCGACCGCGTGGTGCCTATGCTGCCAGAGCGCCTGTCCAACGGTATCTGCTCCCTCAATCCCAATGTGGATCGGCTGACCCAGTCGGCTATCATGGAGATTGATGCCAAGGGGCGCGTGGTCAAGCATACTATCACTCAGACTGTCATCAAGACGACCTTTCGCATGACCTATAGTGATGTCAACGACATCATCGCAGGAGATGAGGAAAAAGCTGAGCAGTTCAAGGCCATTGTACCTAGTATTGACAGTATGGTCCAGCTGCATGAGATTCTGGAAAGCATGCGATTTAAGCGAGGTGCTCTTAACTTTGACACCAATGAAGCCAAAATCATGGTCAACAAGGAAGGTCGGCCGGTGGATATTGTTCTGCGTCAGCGGGGAATTGCCGAGCGCATGATTGAGTCCTTTATGCTGGTGGCCAATGAGACGGTGGCTGAGCATTTTGCTAAGTTAAATCTGCCCTTTATCTATCGGATCCACGAGGAGCCTAAGGCGGAGAAGGTGCAGAAGTTTATCGACTACGCCTCTAGCTTTGGGATTCGGATATACGGGACGGCTAGCTCTATGAGTCAGCAGGCCCTGCAAGATATTATGGAGGCGGTCAAAGACCAGCCTTATGAGGATGTCCTGTCCATGATGCTTTTGCGCTCCATGCAGCAGGCTCGCTACTCTGAGCACAATCACGGCCACTATGGTCTGGCAGCGGAGTTTTATACGCATTTCACCAGTCCGATTCGCCGCTATCCTGACCTTCTGGTTCACCGGATGGTGCGGGATTATGGCCAGTCTAAGGAAATAGCAGAGCATTTTGAGCAAGTGATTCCAGAGATTGCTAGTCAGTCTTCCAGCCGAGAGCGTCGGGCTATCGAAGCCGAGCGGGAAGTCGAAGCCATGAAGAAGGCTGAGTACATGGAAGAATTTGTTGGGGAAGAGTTTGACGGCGTAGTTTCAAGCGTGGTCAAGTTTGGACTTTTCGTTGAACTGCCCAATACGGTCGAAGGCTTGATTCATGTCACCAACCTGCCAGAGTTTTACAGCTACAATGAGCGGACGATGACCCTGCAAGGAGAAAAGTCCGGCGTGGTCTTTAAGGTCGGTCAGCAGATTCGCATCAAGCTGGTCCGAGCGGATAAGGCTACGGGCGAGATAGACTTTGAATACCTGCCTAGTGAATTTGACCTGGTAGAAAAGACTAGCAAGAGTGGCAGAGGCAGGTCAGGCAGAAAGAGACGTCGTGAGGATGACAAGCGCAGCCATTCTTCTAAAGAAAAAGGCTACAGAGATAAGAAAGATGAGAAGTCCAAGAAAGGCAAGAGCCAGAAGGCATTTTACAAGGAACTAGTCAAGAAAGGAGCCAAGCATGGCAAAGGGAGAAGGAAAGGTCGTCGCGCAAAATAA
- the smpB gene encoding SsrA-binding protein SmpB: MAKGEGKVVAQNKKARHDYTIVDTIEAGMVLTGTEIKSVRAARINLKDGFAQIKNGEAWLSNVHIAPYEEGNIWNQEPERRRKLLLHKKQIQKLEQETKGTGMTLVPLKVYLKDGYAKLLLGLAKGKHDYDKRESIKRREQNRDIARQMKNFNTR, from the coding sequence ATGGCAAAGGGAGAAGGAAAGGTCGTCGCGCAAAATAAAAAGGCCAGACACGACTACACCATCGTAGATACCATCGAGGCGGGCATGGTGCTGACGGGGACGGAGATTAAGAGCGTCCGGGCTGCCCGCATCAATCTCAAAGACGGCTTTGCCCAGATCAAGAACGGTGAGGCCTGGCTCAGCAATGTCCATATCGCGCCTTATGAAGAGGGCAATATCTGGAATCAAGAGCCTGAGCGCCGCAGAAAGCTACTGCTCCATAAGAAGCAGATCCAAAAGCTGGAGCAGGAGACCAAGGGAACCGGAATGACGCTGGTGCCGCTCAAGGTCTATCTCAAGGACGGCTATGCCAAGCTGCTCCTGGGCTTAGCCAAAGGGAAGCACGACTATGACAAGCGCGAGTCCATCAAACGCCGCGAGCAAAACCGCGACATCGCTAGACAGATGAAGAACTTTAATACAAGATGA
- the tehB gene encoding SAM-dependent methyltransferase TehB has product MTEELLAYKLMPLWTAETMPETVKRKHNTKEGTWGKITVLKGRLKFIEMSEEGEELAEHIFEAGQDNPFAQPQAWHRVEALTDDLEWYLEFYCRPEDYFPKKYGSNPVHSEVLEAVQTVRPGRALDLGCGQGRNALFLAKQGFEVTAVDQNELALEILRSIVEQEDLDLPVGSYDINSASLTQTYDLIVSTVVLMFLQAERIPDIIRNMQEHTALGGYNLIVCAMDTEDFPCSVPFPFTFKEGELADYYKDWELVKYNENPGHLHRRDENGNRIQLRFATMLAKKIQ; this is encoded by the coding sequence ATGACAGAAGAATTGCTAGCCTATAAACTCATGCCGCTGTGGACGGCAGAGACGATGCCAGAGACAGTAAAGAGAAAGCACAATACCAAAGAGGGCACTTGGGGAAAAATCACGGTTCTTAAGGGACGACTTAAGTTTATCGAGATGTCAGAGGAAGGTGAGGAGCTGGCTGAGCACATCTTTGAAGCTGGTCAGGACAATCCTTTTGCCCAGCCCCAAGCTTGGCATCGGGTCGAAGCCCTGACGGATGATTTGGAGTGGTATTTGGAATTTTACTGCCGACCTGAGGATTATTTCCCTAAGAAATACGGCAGCAATCCAGTGCACTCAGAGGTTTTGGAAGCCGTGCAGACAGTCCGACCAGGGCGGGCTTTAGACCTAGGCTGTGGTCAAGGTCGCAATGCTCTTTTTCTGGCCAAGCAGGGCTTTGAAGTAACGGCCGTAGATCAGAATGAGCTGGCATTGGAGATCTTACGTAGCATTGTGGAGCAGGAGGATTTAGATCTGCCAGTGGGTAGCTACGACATCAACTCAGCTAGTCTGACTCAGACTTATGATTTGATTGTTTCCACCGTTGTCCTGATGTTCTTGCAGGCGGAGCGGATTCCGGATATTATCCGAAATATGCAAGAGCACACAGCGCTTGGTGGCTACAATCTCATCGTCTGTGCCATGGATACAGAGGACTTCCCATGCTCTGTTCCCTTTCCTTTTACTTTTAAGGAAGGCGAGCTTGCTGACTATTATAAAGACTGGGAGCTGGTTAAGTACAATGAAAATCCTGGTCACCTCCACCGCCGTGATGAAAACGGCAATCGAATTCAGCTGCGCTTTGCGACTATGCTAGCTAAAAAGATTCAGTAG
- a CDS encoding C69 family dipeptidase has product MKKILFRSLLALSTIFLFPFQVVEACTGFIVGKDLTADGTTLYGRTEDLEPNHNKVFLVHPRKTNASGAKLIDETNGFEWTLPAESYKYTSVSDVTPSQGIFDEVGFNEYGVSISATVSAKANDAIQKVDPYVENGLAESILTTVVLPHVQTARQGVELMAQIVREQGAAEGNIITIADKTGVWYMEILSGHQYVAIKFPDDKYAVFPNTFFLGSVDFDDTENVIASKGVQDVAKQANSYKEIDGKFHISQSYNPPMAEADRSRAWAGITSLDPNAAVSYNDSYFDLMHSTDRKISVADVMAMQRNRFEGTQFKPLDQMELDGKGLPQRGTTDPVYKYPLGNPNVMEAHIFQLKDGVPANMGGGTMWLAVGSPRFSPYLPYNGNITDTYDAYKVNTTSYSPDSWYWVASHIYDMAAKHQDLFGTSVQDRWKALEARFIEEQNALDAANAALPDSSAKVTEETQARAAQVFKEMKELEAEMEAKIKEAAKTTPSSSNKDSSSSSSSQSSSSSSSSATSSSSDTRTEVNVEDDSLVDVATGIRLKNADLVKAGLQLSVKKLESKIQPTDTYDISLTDPNGQPVHQVSPTLVTIPVRKDLPVDAVYALDENGKQVEKFDVTVNQNQTISFTTNHFSVYQVQYRNEQSVKAKKKDLPSTGEQVTIMGLAGLIILAGVFFLLKKTKKN; this is encoded by the coding sequence ATGAAGAAAATATTGTTTCGTTCCTTGCTAGCTCTCTCGACCATTTTTCTCTTTCCTTTCCAAGTGGTTGAAGCCTGCACAGGATTTATCGTCGGGAAAGACCTGACTGCAGACGGTACGACGCTTTACGGTCGGACAGAGGACTTGGAGCCCAATCACAATAAGGTCTTTCTGGTTCATCCGAGAAAGACAAATGCGAGTGGTGCCAAGCTGATCGATGAAACCAACGGCTTTGAATGGACCCTGCCGGCAGAAAGCTACAAGTATACTTCGGTATCAGATGTGACCCCATCCCAAGGTATTTTTGACGAGGTTGGCTTCAATGAGTACGGTGTTTCGATTTCTGCGACAGTTTCTGCCAAGGCCAATGATGCCATTCAAAAGGTGGACCCGTATGTAGAAAATGGCTTGGCTGAGTCTATCCTGACAACTGTCGTTCTGCCCCACGTTCAGACAGCCCGTCAGGGAGTGGAGCTGATGGCGCAGATTGTCAGAGAGCAGGGAGCAGCAGAGGGGAATATTATCACCATTGCTGATAAGACAGGTGTCTGGTATATGGAAATCCTATCTGGCCACCAATATGTTGCCATTAAATTCCCAGATGACAAGTATGCAGTCTTTCCTAACACTTTCTTCTTAGGCAGTGTTGATTTTGATGATACGGAAAATGTCATTGCTTCAAAAGGTGTTCAGGATGTAGCCAAGCAAGCAAATTCTTATAAAGAAATTGACGGCAAATTCCATATTTCTCAGTCCTACAATCCACCGATGGCAGAGGCAGATCGTTCACGTGCCTGGGCAGGTATCACCAGTCTAGATCCAAATGCGGCCGTGTCTTATAACGACTCTTACTTTGATCTCATGCACTCCACAGACAGAAAGATCAGTGTAGCAGATGTTATGGCTATGCAGCGCAATCGCTTTGAGGGCACTCAGTTCAAACCGCTGGACCAAATGGAGCTAGATGGTAAGGGGCTGCCACAACGCGGTACGACAGATCCTGTTTACAAATATCCGTTGGGCAATCCAAATGTCATGGAAGCTCATATCTTCCAGCTCAAAGACGGCGTTCCAGCCAATATGGGCGGAGGCACTATGTGGCTGGCAGTAGGCAGTCCGCGCTTCTCACCTTACCTGCCTTATAATGGTAATATCACAGATACTTACGATGCTTATAAGGTCAACACAACTAGCTACAGTCCAGACTCTTGGTACTGGGTAGCATCTCATATCTACGATATGGCAGCCAAGCATCAGGACCTCTTTGGTACTTCTGTTCAAGACAGATGGAAGGCTTTGGAAGCCCGCTTTATTGAGGAACAAAATGCTCTGGATGCAGCCAATGCAGCTCTGCCAGACTCTTCAGCAAAAGTTACAGAAGAAACACAGGCTCGAGCAGCGCAAGTCTTTAAGGAAATGAAAGAGCTAGAAGCTGAAATGGAAGCTAAAATCAAGGAAGCAGCAAAAACTACTCCTTCCAGCTCCAACAAAGATTCTAGCAGTTCTTCTTCATCTCAAAGCTCATCCAGTTCTTCCTCTTCAGCAACTTCTAGCAGTTCTGATACACGGACGGAAGTCAATGTAGAAGATGACAGCTTGGTGGATGTTGCAACTGGCATTCGCTTGAAAAATGCTGACTTGGTCAAGGCCGGTCTCCAGCTGTCAGTGAAAAAACTGGAAAGCAAGATTCAGCCGACAGATACTTATGACATTAGCTTGACCGATCCGAATGGTCAGCCGGTACATCAGGTCAGTCCAACCCTTGTGACAATCCCAGTCCGCAAAGACCTGCCAGTGGATGCCGTCTATGCTTTGGATGAAAATGGCAAGCAGGTTGAGAAATTTGATGTAACGGTTAATCAAAATCAGACTATCAGCTTCACGACCAATCATTTCTCTGTTTACCAAGTGCAGTATCGAAATGAGCAGTCCGTCAAGGCCAAGAAAAAAGACTTGCCATCAACAGGTGAGCAAGTCACCATCATGGGTCTTGCAGGCTTGATTATCCTAGCAGGAGTCTTCTTCCTTTTGAAGAAAACAAAGAAAAACTAA
- a CDS encoding TetR/AcrR family transcriptional regulator, protein MIQKRKTSTKEDIKEALIQLLSEEKFENISISKLCKRAGINRGTFYLHYEDKYQMIDSIKSEIISQLSSYSLFEEEGDYSKRLMIAKFHILRANERLINALTRSHYIDFREAIREYITTIILSDKQETATQRFLEENFQIPPKYALEIFLSSVEGIISLWIAGGAQEEPEEITDMILTTYNYDYLR, encoded by the coding sequence ATGATTCAGAAACGAAAAACTAGCACCAAGGAAGATATCAAGGAAGCTTTGATCCAGCTGCTTTCAGAAGAAAAATTCGAGAACATCTCCATCAGTAAGCTCTGCAAACGGGCTGGGATTAACCGAGGCACCTTCTACCTCCACTACGAGGACAAGTATCAGATGATTGACAGCATCAAAAGCGAAATTATTTCCCAACTTTCTAGCTATAGTCTTTTTGAAGAAGAAGGCGACTATTCCAAAAGGCTCATGATAGCAAAATTTCATATACTGCGTGCTAATGAGCGTCTGATCAATGCCCTGACCAGAAGTCATTATATTGACTTTCGAGAGGCTATTCGGGAGTACATAACCACTATCATTCTGAGTGACAAGCAAGAGACTGCTACCCAGCGTTTTTTAGAGGAGAACTTTCAGATTCCTCCGAAATATGCACTGGAAATCTTCCTATCCAGTGTTGAGGGGATTATTTCTCTTTGGATAGCCGGTGGTGCTCAAGAAGAACCCGAAGAAATCACGGACATGATTTTGACTACTTATAACTATGATTATTTGAGATAA
- a CDS encoding ABC transporter ATP-binding protein, translating to MAYIEMKHSFKRYQMGDTEIVANHDISFEIEKGELVIILGASGAGKSTVLNILGGMDTNDEGDILIDGQNIADYNSHQLTDYRRNDVGFVFQFYNLVPNLTAKENVELASEIVKDAQDPVAALTAVGLEKRLNNFPAQLSGGEQQRVSIARAVAKNPKILLCDEPTGALDYNTGKQVLQILQDMSRNQGATVIIVTHNAALAPIADRVIRMHDAKVKSVTVNESPQDISTLEY from the coding sequence ATGGCATATATTGAAATGAAACATAGCTTTAAACGTTATCAGATGGGGGATACGGAAATAGTCGCCAATCACGATATTTCTTTTGAGATTGAAAAGGGGGAACTGGTCATTATTTTGGGTGCTTCAGGTGCCGGTAAGTCTACGGTACTTAATATCCTTGGAGGTATGGATACCAATGATGAGGGAGATATCCTGATAGATGGCCAGAATATTGCTGACTACAATTCCCACCAGCTGACGGACTATCGCCGCAATGACGTGGGCTTTGTCTTTCAGTTTTACAATCTGGTGCCCAATCTGACGGCTAAGGAAAATGTCGAATTGGCTTCTGAGATTGTCAAGGACGCTCAAGATCCAGTGGCAGCTCTGACCGCAGTGGGACTGGAAAAACGCCTCAATAACTTTCCTGCTCAGCTATCGGGCGGGGAGCAACAGCGAGTGTCCATCGCTCGAGCTGTAGCTAAGAATCCCAAAATTTTGCTCTGCGATGAACCGACAGGAGCTTTGGACTACAATACTGGTAAGCAAGTGCTGCAAATCTTACAGGATATGTCCCGCAATCAAGGAGCGACGGTGATTATCGTGACCCACAATGCTGCCTTGGCCCCCATTGCTGACCGGGTCATCCGCATGCACGATGCGAAAGTCAAAAGTGTTACGGTCAATGAATCGCCTCAGGACATAAGTACATTGGAGTATTAA
- a CDS encoding FtsX-like permease family protein, with the protein MKRKIYWKDILRSFTSSKGRFLSILILMMLGSLALVGLKVAPPNMRRAATDYLKEQRTMDLAVMADYGLDKADQKELEAIKGADVEFGYMTDVTVDEEALRVFSDTKNISNFQVTSGRLPKNEQEIALASFWSKKYKLGQEIDLTEKAGRPSVLKNKTYKVVGFVNSAELWSDRNLGNATSGSGALSAYAVVSPKAFDTDVYSIARLRYHDLENLAPFSTSYQERLEQHQTALDKSLADNGSARFKRLETNAKSTIQKGEDKISQAERELTQGKKQLEQAQNQLDQQKSQLAVAQAASILAPAQISQNQQQIQEAESQLNQKKSQLAQAEKDLSTNKDKIAEAKADLSRLKEPAYHSYDRKSLPGGNGYHMYTNSMNSIASIGNIFPVVLYLVAAMVTFTTMTRFVDEERTNAGVFKALGYHSRDIIRKFALYGLVAGSLGTLIGILLGHYFLSGVISSIITRGMVLSAPHAYFYISYSLLALGLSLISSVLPAYLVARRELTEEAAYLLLPKPPVKGSKIFLERLSLIWRRLSFTQKVTARNIFRYKQRMFMTIFGVAGSVALLFAGLGLQSSIGGIPKRQFEEILRYDLIVAVNPGENQAEQDKLKKMLADDSIAAYQEIHSETLSEKYKGRKETETVTLMVTDKENFEPFISLESPNNQQELTLKDGVVVSDKLARIAGVSPGGSIELGGKPVKLAAVNENHFGHFAFMKATDYQKIYGEKPEKNTYLVQLKDSSSKNIVNMANKFMSLKSVKSVSQNASMVKQFNVLADSLNNTMLILVVISVLLAVVILYNLTNINVAERIRELSTIKVLGFHNKEVTLYIYRETIILSVIGMAVGLLGGFFLHRFLIEKVAPSIISLNAQVSLSVYLFPLTAVTLILTLLGFFVNYRLRRVDMLEALKSVD; encoded by the coding sequence ATGAAGAGAAAGATTTATTGGAAAGATATTCTGCGCTCCTTCACTAGCTCTAAAGGACGTTTCCTATCTATTTTAATCCTCATGATGCTGGGCTCTTTAGCTCTCGTGGGACTTAAGGTCGCTCCACCCAATATGCGCAGAGCAGCAACAGATTACTTGAAAGAGCAACGAACCATGGACTTGGCTGTTATGGCGGACTATGGTTTGGATAAGGCGGATCAGAAAGAGCTGGAAGCTATTAAGGGAGCTGATGTCGAGTTTGGCTATATGACAGATGTCACCGTAGACGAGGAGGCTCTCCGAGTATTCTCGGATACCAAGAATATTTCAAACTTTCAAGTGACCTCAGGCCGTCTTCCTAAAAATGAGCAAGAAATTGCCTTAGCTAGCTTTTGGTCTAAGAAATATAAGCTTGGTCAGGAGATTGATCTGACCGAAAAAGCAGGCAGGCCGTCAGTTCTGAAAAACAAGACCTATAAGGTCGTGGGCTTTGTCAACTCGGCAGAGCTCTGGTCTGATAGAAATTTGGGCAATGCGACTAGTGGCAGCGGGGCTTTATCGGCCTATGCTGTAGTCAGCCCCAAGGCCTTTGATACAGATGTTTACAGTATTGCCCGCCTGCGCTATCATGATTTAGAAAATCTGGCTCCTTTCTCTACAAGCTATCAGGAGCGTTTGGAACAGCACCAGACAGCTTTGGACAAGAGCCTAGCGGATAATGGATCGGCCCGGTTTAAGCGATTAGAGACGAATGCCAAAAGTACCATTCAGAAGGGCGAAGATAAGATTAGTCAGGCTGAGCGTGAGCTGACCCAAGGGAAAAAGCAATTAGAGCAAGCTCAAAATCAGCTGGATCAACAAAAAAGCCAGCTAGCAGTAGCTCAAGCCGCTTCTATCCTAGCCCCTGCTCAGATTAGCCAGAACCAGCAGCAGATTCAGGAAGCTGAGTCCCAGCTCAATCAGAAAAAATCTCAGCTAGCACAGGCAGAGAAAGACTTATCAACTAACAAGGACAAGATAGCTGAGGCTAAGGCAGACCTGAGTCGTTTGAAAGAGCCGGCCTATCATAGCTATGACCGCAAGTCCCTGCCAGGTGGGAATGGCTATCATATGTATACAAACTCCATGAATAGTATTGCGTCGATTGGTAATATCTTCCCGGTGGTGCTCTATCTGGTGGCAGCGATGGTAACCTTTACCACCATGACGCGTTTTGTCGACGAGGAGCGAACAAATGCAGGTGTCTTTAAGGCTCTAGGCTATCATAGCCGTGACATCATTCGCAAGTTTGCTCTTTACGGTTTGGTGGCGGGGAGTCTCGGTACCCTCATAGGGATTCTGCTGGGACATTATTTCTTGTCAGGAGTGATTTCTTCTATTATTACCAGAGGCATGGTGCTTTCTGCCCCTCATGCTTATTTTTATATTTCCTATAGTTTACTTGCCCTTGGGCTTTCCCTTATATCCAGTGTTCTCCCTGCTTATTTAGTGGCAAGACGGGAGCTGACAGAAGAAGCAGCTTACTTGCTTTTGCCCAAGCCACCGGTCAAAGGCTCTAAGATCTTTTTGGAAAGACTATCCCTTATCTGGCGACGTCTTAGCTTTACTCAGAAAGTCACAGCTCGCAATATCTTTCGCTATAAGCAGCGGATGTTTATGACCATCTTTGGTGTGGCGGGTTCTGTTGCCCTACTCTTTGCTGGCCTAGGGCTCCAATCTTCTATCGGTGGTATTCCCAAACGTCAGTTTGAGGAGATTCTGCGATACGACTTGATTGTCGCTGTTAATCCTGGGGAAAATCAGGCTGAGCAGGACAAGCTCAAAAAGATGCTGGCGGATGACTCGATTGCTGCCTATCAGGAAATCCACAGTGAAACCTTGTCAGAGAAATACAAAGGAAGAAAAGAGACAGAAACAGTCACTTTGATGGTCACGGACAAAGAAAATTTTGAACCTTTTATTTCTCTGGAAAGTCCCAACAACCAGCAGGAGCTGACCCTCAAAGATGGTGTAGTCGTTTCGGATAAATTGGCTCGCATAGCTGGAGTCAGCCCTGGTGGTAGTATAGAGTTGGGTGGCAAGCCTGTCAAGCTCGCAGCAGTCAATGAGAATCATTTTGGGCATTTTGCCTTTATGAAGGCGACTGACTATCAGAAGATTTATGGGGAAAAACCTGAGAAAAATACTTATCTAGTGCAGCTCAAGGATTCTTCCAGTAAAAATATTGTCAATATGGCCAATAAATTTATGAGCCTCAAGTCTGTCAAGAGTGTCTCACAAAATGCTAGCATGGTGAAGCAGTTCAACGTTCTAGCTGATTCTCTTAATAACACGATGCTTATTTTGGTGGTAATCTCCGTTCTTCTAGCAGTTGTCATTCTCTACAATCTGACCAATATCAATGTGGCTGAGCGGATTCGCGAGCTGTCCACTATCAAGGTTCTGGGCTTCCATAATAAGGAAGTGACTCTCTATATCTATCGAGAGACCATTATTCTTTCAGTGATTGGGATGGCAGTTGGGCTTCTAGGTGGTTTCTTCTTGCATCGTTTTTTGATTGAGAAGGTTGCGCCTAGCATTATTAGCTTAAATGCTCAAGTAAGTCTCTCCGTCTATCTGTTTCCTCTAACAGCAGTGACTCTTATTTTGACCTTACTTGGCTTCTTTGTCAACTACCGTCTCAGACGGGTGGATATGCTGGAAGCCCTCAAATCTGTTGATTAA